In Nicotiana tabacum cultivar K326 chromosome 19, ASM71507v2, whole genome shotgun sequence, one DNA window encodes the following:
- the LOC107799779 gene encoding IRK-interacting protein yields the protein MAAESSEKQICEENEDDEVSSNEVVSREEIQAAIDKAVELRAIHAALLQGINSPASNLKFPSSSSPASDFPHQFSAQDYPIFTPSYEDVPLPGPKQLHLDNRTYAELWDDYGLGGVGNGDEASLSNYRKTNSSLRIGISPNLIKSEPHTCPADDQRSVTGSCTDQITLLRIASPGGDYSKSRRNSLEVRSLSSCNRCKPATIISTEIDGASKSGKSSNVIMPLTDSHSLNQLQPKSKGLNLSWLFPKLKKKNKNENSPNRTESKVSQIVKDIGLVSIEMLKKELVQAKDSRDAALMEVGEMKSSLGELKEKLEYLETYCEELKKALRQAKQSKDSQVSKMLIDIPRRGESMDGDGENTIPVSEEVMVEGFLQMVSESRLSVKQFCKILIAQVEETDKSLTDNLNHLLQPYKISLNSKHSKAVLYHIEAIINQSLFQDFENVVFQKNGAPKHLDPQQDCHDHFSSFVLLRNLSWNEVLRKGTKYYSDDFSKFCDQKMSCIITSLNWNKPWPEQLLQTFFIAAKCIWLLHLLAFSFDPPLGILRVEENTSFDKCYMEDILGDRQKSQGSNKVKIMVMPGFYVQDRVLRCKVICKYKSTA from the exons ATGGCTGCTGAAAGTTCTGAAAAACAAATATgtgaagaaaatgaggatgatgaggtTAGCAGTAATGAAGTAGTTAGTAGAGAAGAGATTCAAGCTGCCATTGATAAAGCTGTAGAGCTCAGAGCTATTCATGCTGCTTTATTACAGGGTATTAATAGCCCTGCATCTAATCTCaagtttccttcttcttcttcccctgCTTCTGATTTTCCTCATCAATTCTCTGCTCAAGATTATCCCATTTTCACTCCA AGTTATGAAGATGTTCCATTACCTGGACCAAAACAACTACATTTGGACAATCGAACCTACGCTGAACTTTGGGATGATTATGGCCTTGGAGGAGTGGGAAATGGCGATGAAGCCAGTTTGTCGAATTACAGAAAGACGAATTCCTCCTTGAGGATTGGAATTTCACCCAACTTGATCAAGTCAGAACCCCATACCTGTCCAGCTGATGATCAGAGATCGGTCACCGGTTCTTGTACTGATCAAATCACTCTGCTTAGAATAGCCTCTCCTGGTGGTGATTACTCCAAGTCCAGGAGAAATTCTTTAGAAGTGAGATCACTTTCCTCTTGCAATAGGTGTAAACCTGCTACTATAATAAGTACTGAGATAGACGGAGCTAGCAAGAGCGGGAAGAGCTCGAATGTAATCATGCCATTGACAGATTCACACTCTTTAAATCAATTGCAGCCGAAAAGTAAAGGGCTGAACTTGTCGTGGTTGTTCCCTAagctaaagaagaaaaacaagaatgaAAATTCACCAAACAGGACAGAATCCAAGGTCTCTCAGATTGTTAAGGATATTGGATTGGTTTCTATTGAAATGTTAAAGAAAGAACTCGTGCAAGCAAAAGACAGCAGAGATGCAGCGTTGATGGAAGTCGGGGAAATGAAGTCATCTTTAGGAGAGCTAAAGGAAAAATTGGAGTACTTAGAAACTTACTGTGAGGAACTCAAGAAAGCCTTGAGACAAGCAAAGCAATCAAAGGATTCTCAAGTATCCAAAATGCTTATAGATATTCCGAGAAGGGGAGAATCTATGGATGGGGACGGAGAAAACACGATTCCTGTTAGTGAAGAGGTAATGGTTGAAGGATTTTTGCAGATGGTATCAGAATCAAGACTATCCGTAAAGCAATTCTGCAAGATTCTTATTGCACAGGTTGAAGAGACAGACAAATCTTTAACCGATAACTTAAATCATCTACTTCAACCTTACAAAATTTCTCTAAACTCGAAGCACTCAAAGGCAGTCCTATACCATATTGAAGCCATCATAAACCAGTCCCTATTCCAAGATTTTGAGAACGTTGTGTTCCAAAAGAATGGCGCGCCAAAACACTTGGACCCTCAACAAGATTGCCACGATCACTTCTCGTCCTTTGTCTTGTTGAGGAACCTAAGCTGGAATGAAGTGTTAAGAAAAGGGACCAAGTACTACAGTGATGATTTCAGCAAATTCTGTGATCAAAAGATGAGTTGCATTATCACAAGTCTCAACTGGAATAAGCCATGGCCAGAGCAACTACTTCAGACATTCTTTATTGCTGCTAAGTGCATTTGGTTGCTGCATTTGCTCGCCTTTTCGTTCGATCCTCCACTTGGGATTCTGAGGGTTGAAGAGAATACAAGTTTTGATAAGTGTtatatggaggacattttgggAGATAGGCAAAAATCACAAGGTTCAAACAAGGTTAAGATCATGGTAATGCCTGGTTTCTATGTGCAAGATAGAGTACTTAGGTGTAAAGTGATTTGCAAGTATAAATCTACAGCCTAA